A DNA window from Mariprofundus aestuarium contains the following coding sequences:
- a CDS encoding cation:proton antiporter has protein sequence MHLDPVILVITIVLFFSMLMAYAAMRMKLPIVVAYILTGIVIGPSGFAIIEDHDLVTRIGEIGVIMLLFFVGMEVSIPRLMAGWKIAFVGTNVQIVISVVACVALSLLVDMSWQQGVLYGFIISLSSTAVVLRMLQDSGELELPMGQNALGVLLVQDMAIIPMMVILSMLGDSDKVAFSHIAIQVAGGVAILLFVYWLMRSKRFHIPKALLGSYEHRMMLGLLLCLGSASLTGWLGLSPALGAFLAGVLLASSDQSQWVHEHIGPVQVIFMAMFFLSVGMLVEIDYLLANIEMVFGLTLLVFLFNSGSNVFVMRALGEPWESSLITAGLLSQIGEFSFLLAAVGLHVALIDENMHTMTVLVIALTLMLSPLWHALIKRFSRMQGIYTKDRL, from the coding sequence TGCCGATTGTCGTCGCCTATATCCTTACCGGTATTGTGATTGGCCCTTCCGGGTTCGCCATTATCGAGGATCACGATCTGGTGACCCGCATTGGAGAAATCGGTGTGATCATGCTGCTTTTCTTTGTCGGCATGGAGGTATCCATTCCGCGCCTTATGGCTGGCTGGAAAATAGCCTTTGTCGGCACCAATGTTCAGATCGTGATCAGTGTGGTCGCTTGCGTTGCTCTTTCCCTGTTGGTTGATATGAGCTGGCAACAGGGCGTGCTTTACGGCTTTATTATCAGTCTTTCCAGTACTGCTGTGGTGCTGAGGATGTTGCAGGACTCGGGAGAGTTGGAGCTGCCGATGGGGCAGAATGCGCTTGGTGTACTGCTGGTTCAGGATATGGCCATTATTCCGATGATGGTTATTCTCAGTATGCTCGGTGACAGCGATAAAGTCGCGTTTTCCCATATCGCCATACAGGTGGCCGGTGGGGTTGCGATCCTGCTGTTTGTCTATTGGTTGATGCGCAGCAAGCGGTTTCATATCCCTAAGGCTCTGCTGGGCAGTTACGAACACCGGATGATGCTTGGTCTCCTGCTCTGCCTGGGTTCGGCATCACTGACCGGCTGGCTGGGTCTCTCTCCGGCTCTGGGGGCATTCCTTGCCGGTGTGCTGCTGGCATCATCGGATCAGTCGCAATGGGTGCATGAGCATATCGGCCCTGTGCAGGTGATATTCATGGCGATGTTCTTCCTTTCTGTCGGCATGCTTGTGGAGATCGACTACCTGCTGGCCAATATTGAAATGGTATTCGGATTGACTTTGCTGGTATTCCTCTTTAACTCGGGCAGTAACGTGTTTGTCATGCGTGCACTCGGGGAGCCATGGGAGTCATCGTTGATCACTGCCGGCTTGCTTTCCCAGATCGGTGAATTCTCCTTTCTGCTTGCGGCCGTTGGTCTGCATGTAGCCCTGATTGATGAGAATATGCACACCATGACGGTTCTGGTTATAGCGCTGACACTGATGCTGAGTCCACTTTGGCACGCTCTGATCAAGAGATTTTCCCGGATGCAAGGTATTTATACAAAGGATCGCTTATGA
- the miaA gene encoding tRNA (adenosine(37)-N6)-dimethylallyltransferase MiaA, protein MTHALKAVALMGATGTGKSALAMRLAAQSQTAIICCDSMQLYRGLDIGTAKPTEAERKEVAHYLVDCCEMPDLYSAARWAQEARLVIKSENEQGRTPLIVGGTGLYLKALLQGFADIPDEKEAVRKKFEMLQWVEGTEGLFSYLQEHDAVMAARLEANDSQRIMRALCVLESTGRSLADWQAEASSQVVTIDCPVFVIDVERELLRERLAARCQAMMEAGWLDEVRWLAALSLPDTHPAMRAVGYRQLLDHLKGDLSLEKAVSDTVTATRRYAKRQVTWFNHQTPDAVHGSAEDLKDNMMEILRNR, encoded by the coding sequence ATGACTCACGCACTTAAGGCAGTAGCCCTGATGGGGGCAACCGGCACCGGTAAATCGGCGTTGGCGATGCGGCTGGCTGCCCAGTCGCAAACCGCAATTATCTGTTGTGACTCAATGCAGCTCTATCGAGGGTTGGATATCGGCACGGCGAAGCCGACCGAGGCTGAGCGGAAAGAGGTTGCGCATTATCTTGTAGATTGTTGCGAGATGCCTGACCTCTATTCGGCTGCGCGCTGGGCCCAGGAAGCGCGGCTTGTGATCAAATCGGAGAATGAGCAGGGGCGGACTCCGTTGATTGTCGGTGGTACCGGCCTTTATCTCAAAGCACTTTTACAAGGCTTCGCAGATATTCCGGACGAGAAGGAAGCGGTGCGTAAAAAGTTCGAAATGCTTCAGTGGGTGGAGGGGACAGAGGGGCTGTTCAGCTACCTTCAGGAGCATGATGCGGTGATGGCTGCGCGGCTGGAAGCGAACGATAGCCAACGCATCATGCGCGCACTCTGCGTGCTGGAGAGTACAGGACGTTCACTCGCCGACTGGCAGGCTGAGGCTTCCAGCCAGGTGGTGACAATTGATTGCCCGGTCTTTGTAATCGATGTTGAGCGCGAGCTTTTGCGTGAGCGGCTTGCCGCACGTTGCCAGGCCATGATGGAGGCGGGTTGGCTGGATGAGGTGCGCTGGCTTGCAGCGTTAAGTCTGCCTGATACTCATCCGGCGATGCGGGCGGTCGGCTACCGGCAGCTTCTCGATCACCTGAAGGGTGATCTGAGTTTAGAAAAAGCGGTTAGTGACACTGTTACGGCTACGCGTCGCTACGCCAAACGGCAGGTGACCTGGTTCAACCATCAGACACCGGACGCTGTGCATGGCAGCGCTGAAGATTTGAAAGATAACATGATGGAGATACTGCGAAACCGATGA
- the hflX gene encoding GTPase HflX — translation MSGELNDTQQAPDIAISVHPELSSRRISDYAWKARAEEFDRLVETSSCNLVESLRFTVRRALSGTLLGSGQVEDIRQQIEIQEAVVVFVDHPLTPVQQRNLEKAWDAKVVDRTGLILEIFASRARTREGVLQVELASLNYQLGRLVRSWTHLERQRGGFGFMGGPGERQLELDRRMIMGKVKSLEKDLEKVRQMRATQRAGRKKKDIPTVALVGYTNAGKSTLFNHLTASGVYVADQLFATLDPTMRLLELPGGLRLMLSDTVGFVQELPHELVDAFRATLEEVIEADLVLHVRDAADPMLAEQGKVVEQTLEQMGLVGDLAPPVVEVMNKKDLAPGLESYRAEMVSGSRIALSAVTGDGVGDLIALLTDWLQQDMHELHLKLDVSDGRSLAFCYQKGSVLSKTVDESVVDVVVRMNPADAGRFMFYEGMHQLQ, via the coding sequence ATGAGTGGCGAATTGAACGATACACAACAGGCGCCGGATATTGCTATCAGTGTGCACCCTGAACTCTCCAGCCGGCGTATCAGTGATTATGCGTGGAAAGCGCGCGCTGAAGAGTTCGACAGGCTTGTTGAGACCAGCAGTTGCAACTTGGTAGAATCGCTTCGCTTCACAGTGCGCAGGGCACTGTCTGGCACCCTGCTTGGCTCAGGGCAGGTTGAGGATATTCGCCAGCAGATTGAAATTCAGGAGGCTGTGGTGGTGTTTGTGGATCATCCGCTTACACCTGTACAGCAGCGTAACTTGGAGAAGGCATGGGATGCCAAGGTGGTGGATCGTACCGGCCTGATTCTTGAGATTTTCGCATCGCGTGCCCGCACCCGTGAGGGTGTCTTACAGGTGGAGCTGGCCAGCCTCAACTATCAGCTTGGCCGGCTGGTGCGCAGCTGGACCCACCTGGAGCGTCAGCGTGGTGGCTTCGGTTTTATGGGTGGACCGGGTGAACGCCAGCTTGAACTCGATCGCCGTATGATTATGGGCAAGGTTAAATCCCTGGAGAAGGATCTGGAGAAGGTGCGCCAGATGCGCGCAACCCAGAGGGCCGGGCGCAAAAAGAAGGATATTCCGACCGTGGCGCTGGTGGGTTACACCAATGCCGGCAAATCGACACTTTTCAATCATCTGACTGCATCGGGCGTCTATGTTGCTGACCAGCTCTTTGCCACACTCGATCCTACCATGAGGCTGCTGGAGCTTCCCGGTGGCCTGCGGTTGATGCTCTCCGACACAGTGGGTTTTGTGCAGGAGTTGCCGCATGAACTGGTCGATGCTTTTCGGGCTACACTTGAGGAGGTGATTGAGGCTGATCTGGTGCTGCATGTGCGCGATGCTGCTGACCCGATGCTGGCTGAACAGGGCAAGGTTGTGGAGCAGACGCTGGAGCAGATGGGGTTGGTGGGTGATCTGGCTCCGCCGGTGGTTGAGGTGATGAATAAGAAGGATCTGGCTCCGGGGCTGGAGAGCTATCGCGCCGAAATGGTATCGGGTAGCCGCATTGCACTCTCTGCCGTCACAGGTGATGGGGTGGGGGATCTGATTGCGTTGCTGACCGACTGGCTGCAGCAGGATATGCACGAACTGCACCTGAAACTGGATGTTTCAGACGGGCGTTCGCTGGCTTTCTGTTACCAGAAAGGTTCGGTGCTATCTAAAACAGTGGATGAGTCTGTCGTGGATGTTGTGGTGCGCATGAATCCAGCCGATGCGGGTCGCTTCATGTTCTATGAGGGGATGCACCAGCTACAGTAG
- the glyA gene encoding serine hydroxymethyltransferase has protein sequence MSDRSQFFNAPLADKVVKDAIAAELGRQQHTLELIASENIVSRAVMEAQGSVMTNKYAEGYPGRRYYGGCEHVDVVESLAQQRACELFGVKYANVQPHSGSQANMAVFMGLLNTGDTIMGMDLSHGGHLTHGSPVNFSGRLYGVVAYGVRKDNELIDYDVMQKMAEVHRPKMIIGGASAYERGIDFARMREIADSIGAILMVDMAHYAGLIAAGVYPSPVGHAHVITTTTHKTLRGPRGGMILTDDEEIYKKINSRIFPGIQGGPLMHVIAAKAVAFGEALGEQFKADQKQVIANARALAKTLTEGGLRIVSGGTDCHMFRVDVRPQGITGKQAEEALEAAGITTNKNTIPFDPASPFVTSGIRIGASVITARGMEEADACLVGEMILKVLNAPEDAAVHAAVFKDVRKLTDRFPIYES, from the coding sequence ATGTCCGATCGCAGTCAGTTTTTTAATGCGCCACTCGCCGATAAGGTAGTCAAAGATGCCATCGCAGCCGAGTTGGGTCGCCAGCAGCACACACTGGAGCTTATCGCCAGTGAGAATATCGTCTCGCGTGCAGTGATGGAGGCGCAGGGTTCTGTGATGACCAACAAGTATGCTGAAGGTTATCCGGGTCGCCGCTACTACGGCGGCTGCGAGCATGTTGATGTGGTTGAATCACTGGCACAGCAGCGCGCTTGCGAACTTTTTGGCGTCAAATACGCCAATGTACAGCCGCATTCCGGATCTCAAGCCAATATGGCCGTCTTTATGGGGCTGCTGAATACCGGTGACACCATCATGGGTATGGACCTTTCACACGGTGGCCACCTGACTCACGGCTCTCCTGTGAACTTCTCAGGGCGCCTCTATGGGGTTGTGGCCTACGGAGTTCGCAAGGACAATGAACTGATCGATTACGATGTCATGCAGAAGATGGCAGAAGTGCATCGTCCAAAGATGATTATCGGTGGAGCATCGGCATATGAGCGCGGTATTGATTTTGCACGTATGCGCGAAATTGCTGACTCTATTGGTGCCATCCTGATGGTGGATATGGCGCACTATGCAGGCCTGATTGCAGCTGGCGTCTACCCGAGTCCGGTAGGGCATGCCCACGTGATTACCACAACAACCCACAAAACCCTGCGCGGACCGCGTGGCGGCATGATTCTGACCGATGACGAAGAGATCTATAAGAAGATCAACTCGCGTATCTTCCCTGGCATCCAGGGTGGCCCGCTGATGCATGTTATCGCAGCCAAGGCGGTTGCCTTCGGTGAAGCACTTGGTGAACAGTTCAAGGCTGACCAGAAGCAGGTGATCGCCAATGCACGTGCTCTGGCCAAGACTCTGACTGAGGGTGGTCTACGCATTGTTTCCGGCGGTACCGACTGCCATATGTTCCGGGTTGATGTTCGCCCACAGGGCATTACCGGCAAGCAGGCTGAAGAGGCGCTGGAAGCAGCCGGCATCACCACCAACAAAAACACCATCCCGTTTGACCCTGCGTCCCCGTTTGTTACCTCCGGTATTCGTATTGGTGCTTCCGTGATTACCGCACGCGGTATGGAAGAGGCTGATGCATGTCTGGTTGGTGAGATGATTCTGAAGGTGCTGAATGCTCCGGAGGATGCTGCTGTTCATGCAGCAGTATTTAAGGATGTACGCAAACTGACTGACCGTTTTCCGATTTACGAAAGTTAA
- the nrdR gene encoding transcriptional regulator NrdR, whose product MFCPYCANDDTRVVDSRVVEDGAAVRRRRECEACGKRFSTYERAELKLPLVVKKDGTRQTFSIGKIHSGMQKALEKRPVSAEALEKGVNAVLRSVQEQGEPEIAAASVGDFVMEQLRRLDGVAYVRFASVYREFKDVDDFLAAVKTVVGKKE is encoded by the coding sequence ATGTTTTGCCCCTATTGTGCAAACGATGACACGCGCGTGGTCGATTCACGTGTAGTGGAGGATGGTGCTGCTGTGCGCCGTCGTCGTGAGTGTGAAGCATGCGGCAAGCGTTTCTCTACCTATGAACGTGCTGAGCTCAAGCTGCCGCTGGTAGTGAAGAAGGACGGTACGCGGCAGACATTCAGTATAGGTAAAATTCACTCGGGTATGCAGAAGGCACTGGAGAAGCGTCCGGTCTCGGCAGAGGCGCTGGAGAAGGGTGTTAATGCGGTGCTTCGCTCTGTGCAGGAGCAGGGTGAACCGGAGATTGCTGCAGCTAGTGTGGGTGATTTTGTGATGGAGCAGTTGCGCAGGCTTGATGGTGTGGCCTATGTGCGCTTTGCCTCTGTATATAGAGAGTTTAAAGATGTGGATGATTTTCTGGCAGCGGTAAAAACCGTAGTTGGAAAGAAGGAGTAG
- the leuB gene encoding 3-isopropylmalate dehydrogenase codes for MSVKIAVLPGDGIGKEIVDEALKVLEVLNRDFALDATWEEGDIGGVGYDVAGDPYPEATQKLVKACDAVLLGAVGGPKWEPLDKPLRPEAGLLRIREDLGLFANYRPAKVHDQLLNASTLKPEVISGVDILVVRELVSGIYFGQPRGIEELPNGEKRGFNTLEYKTSEIQRIARKAFEAARLRSNKVCSIDKANVLESTEYWREVVTELHAAEYADVELSHMYVDNAAMQLIRNPKQFDVIVTTNMFGDILSDEASMLTGSIGMLPSASIGVDYAMYEPIHGSAPDIAGQNKANPLATILSAAMMLRFSLDRADLAEKVEQAVENALNAGIRTIDLAEGGDFVSCSGMGDAICKELEALA; via the coding sequence ATGTCTGTTAAGATTGCAGTGTTGCCCGGTGACGGCATCGGAAAAGAGATTGTCGATGAGGCGCTGAAAGTGCTTGAGGTGCTTAATCGTGATTTCGCGCTTGATGCGACCTGGGAAGAGGGTGATATCGGCGGCGTCGGTTACGATGTGGCGGGCGATCCCTATCCGGAAGCAACGCAGAAGCTGGTTAAGGCATGCGACGCCGTTCTGCTTGGTGCTGTGGGTGGCCCGAAATGGGAGCCTCTGGACAAGCCGCTGCGTCCTGAGGCCGGTCTATTGCGTATCCGCGAAGATCTCGGTCTGTTTGCCAACTATCGGCCGGCCAAGGTGCACGATCAGTTGCTCAATGCCTCAACTCTGAAGCCTGAGGTTATCAGCGGTGTTGATATTCTGGTGGTTCGCGAACTGGTTTCCGGCATCTACTTCGGTCAGCCACGCGGCATTGAAGAGCTTCCAAACGGTGAGAAACGTGGTTTTAACACGCTTGAATATAAGACTTCCGAGATTCAGCGTATTGCCCGCAAGGCATTTGAAGCGGCTCGTCTGCGCTCCAACAAGGTCTGCTCGATCGATAAGGCCAATGTGCTTGAATCCACCGAATACTGGCGCGAAGTGGTGACTGAGCTTCATGCTGCCGAGTACGCTGATGTCGAACTTTCGCACATGTATGTCGATAATGCGGCGATGCAGCTGATTCGCAACCCCAAGCAGTTTGATGTGATTGTAACCACCAATATGTTTGGCGATATTCTCTCTGATGAGGCATCCATGCTGACCGGTTCCATCGGTATGTTGCCGTCAGCCTCCATTGGTGTGGATTATGCCATGTATGAGCCGATCCACGGCTCTGCTCCTGATATTGCAGGCCAGAACAAGGCGAATCCGCTGGCGACCATCCTTTCCGCTGCAATGATGCTGCGCTTCTCACTCGATCGTGCCGACCTGGCTGAAAAGGTAGAGCAGGCAGTGGAAAATGCACTCAATGCAGGAATTCGCACCATCGATCTTGCTGAAGGCGGTGATTTTGTATCCTGCTCCGGCATGGGTGATGCGATTTGTAAAGAGCTGGAGGCGCTGGCGTGA
- a CDS encoding aspartate-semialdehyde dehydrogenase, whose product MLKKEEGYVVAVVGATGAVGQTMLEILAERNFPIDELYPVASSRSAGSTVEFKGKEYVVQDLETFDPTGVDIALFSAGGSTSKEHAPRFAAAGCYVIDNSSAWRMDEEICLVVPEVNPHALEMARENKIIANPNCSTIQMVVALKPLHDAVPIERVVVSTYQAVSGAGGKAMDELAKQSAQLMNGQSVDVKVLPARIAFNVIPHIDVFMEDGYTKEERKMIDETRKIMECEIKVTATTVRVPVFYGHSESVNITFSGPMNADTARGLLADAEGICVVDDPTTEDYPMPSEAAGTDPVWVGRIRNDDSCANSLHLWVVADNVRKGAALNAVQIAEILIPHS is encoded by the coding sequence ATGCTGAAAAAAGAAGAGGGTTATGTCGTAGCGGTAGTCGGGGCAACCGGTGCGGTTGGCCAGACCATGCTGGAGATCCTGGCTGAGCGTAACTTCCCGATTGATGAACTCTATCCTGTGGCATCCAGCCGTAGTGCCGGCTCAACTGTTGAGTTTAAGGGCAAAGAGTATGTTGTGCAGGACCTTGAAACCTTTGATCCCACAGGTGTTGATATTGCACTTTTCTCTGCAGGGGGATCCACCTCCAAAGAGCATGCACCACGTTTTGCAGCAGCAGGCTGTTATGTGATCGACAACTCCAGCGCCTGGCGCATGGATGAGGAGATCTGCCTCGTTGTTCCCGAGGTGAATCCGCATGCACTTGAAATGGCGCGCGAGAACAAAATTATCGCCAACCCGAATTGCTCGACCATCCAGATGGTGGTGGCACTCAAGCCACTGCATGATGCCGTACCGATTGAACGTGTGGTTGTTTCCACCTATCAGGCTGTAAGCGGTGCAGGTGGCAAGGCGATGGATGAGCTGGCCAAGCAGTCAGCACAGCTGATGAACGGCCAGAGTGTTGATGTAAAGGTGTTGCCTGCCCGTATCGCTTTTAATGTGATTCCGCATATCGATGTCTTCATGGAAGACGGATATACCAAGGAAGAGCGCAAGATGATAGATGAAACGCGCAAGATCATGGAGTGTGAGATCAAGGTCACAGCTACGACGGTTCGTGTGCCGGTATTCTACGGTCACTCTGAATCGGTGAATATTACATTTAGCGGGCCGATGAATGCTGATACAGCACGTGGACTGCTCGCTGATGCAGAGGGGATCTGCGTTGTCGATGATCCGACAACTGAAGATTATCCGATGCCGAGTGAGGCAGCTGGTACGGATCCGGTTTGGGTCGGTCGAATTCGCAATGATGATTCCTGTGCGAATTCTTTGCATTTGTGGGTTGTTGCCGATAACGTACGTAAAGGTGCGGCTCTAAATGCTGTGCAGATAGCGGAAATTCTGATTCCTCACTCTTAG
- a CDS encoding FimV family protein, producing MNRARHVFRLVWVAVALLLAGGAYAASLERIEVNSRLGEIFYAEIPLNLEADELVSKVYVEIASASDYKIFEVYRDSVLQGIRASVASDDRGTRVELTSSSEIKSPFFNLIVKVRHGRVAHFKKYPVFLELPKAVIHAAEMSKSSTAQQASPQDVASTGQAVAAEDQPASRVEYFDGWARTSRYGPIVRGDMLSTVVNRLSIDKRYTLSQVAVALFEKNRSKFNKDNINLMLKGSYLDVPTAAEVERLSASEAYKVFEKHNQQWKALKQKPRYAAEAEAQRTRYSKRVHIGKTAGGVASAPAVAVDAATGQAKSEAATVSAQDGAESGTLTEEAVVAVDHAAVQQAAAGKESALLTELQENNEILKQKLEQSEKRVELLSQSVDEGVAAASNAKVARLELLVARMQKDLESARAQAAPSQAGAMDWIVWVLVGLVIILLIVVVLLMRREPAHPAESQVAPGVAENPAALAQEAAPVMDVAMQESGEGKTDEAVETFNLSEGLSDTDTAEMVPFDSSAMESESNIDYLSEVDVYIRYGMEEEAMQQLEMALAAHPDNVEAHIRKAKLLHGKGDSAGFDMANSAALALLSGAALEKFNAAVSECSETGKSAAVDEVAEVDLEENNDVAPSAAAEEAEEEEGPMLDYDLSGIDELEEELSETDDAVTEENLHASSMDDLSEVDWLRGASFEDEIVAADEDEAVILNVDDEEAATIESILDEFEDEGSNEISLEGESIDTEHTAEQLPESDGTIDLAEVGGTQELDNLFNAFSEETEAAPEELLVEEPVAPSDQDALDLETELTATQHLDNLLGEFDDEDDFLFEVEKEAVSSFEGDSDLDSPGQVPTDEDIFGSTQHLGSLMSEFAGNEENGDLLEFDDESVFADASLSEGSTVEEVAGGHDATQEFDELLGKLSAESGLEEGNGEAEVSREDENSLSATQELDDLLIDFADDDDEEKDKNA from the coding sequence ATGAATCGAGCAAGGCATGTTTTTCGACTGGTCTGGGTGGCTGTGGCGCTGCTGCTGGCGGGTGGCGCATATGCTGCATCTCTTGAAAGGATCGAGGTTAACTCCCGCCTGGGAGAGATCTTCTATGCAGAAATCCCCCTCAATCTGGAGGCCGATGAACTGGTTTCCAAGGTTTATGTCGAAATTGCATCAGCCTCCGATTACAAGATTTTCGAGGTTTATCGCGACTCGGTTCTGCAGGGTATTCGCGCCAGTGTGGCCAGCGATGATCGAGGCACCCGTGTTGAACTCACTTCATCCAGCGAGATCAAATCACCGTTTTTTAACTTGATTGTAAAAGTGCGTCATGGCCGTGTGGCTCACTTCAAGAAGTATCCTGTCTTCCTCGAGCTACCAAAAGCTGTCATCCATGCAGCAGAGATGTCGAAATCCTCAACAGCTCAACAAGCATCTCCGCAGGATGTTGCATCAACAGGCCAGGCTGTGGCGGCTGAAGATCAGCCTGCCTCCCGTGTTGAATATTTTGACGGTTGGGCCAGAACCAGCCGTTACGGGCCGATTGTGCGTGGCGATATGCTCTCGACAGTCGTTAATCGACTTAGCATCGACAAACGATATACGCTTTCCCAGGTGGCGGTCGCGCTTTTTGAGAAGAACAGGTCTAAGTTCAATAAAGACAATATTAACCTGATGTTGAAGGGCAGCTATCTTGATGTGCCGACTGCAGCTGAGGTCGAACGCCTCTCTGCCAGCGAGGCCTATAAGGTTTTTGAAAAGCATAATCAGCAGTGGAAAGCGTTGAAGCAGAAGCCAAGGTATGCCGCTGAGGCCGAGGCACAGCGTACCCGTTACTCAAAACGCGTTCATATCGGCAAGACGGCAGGTGGCGTTGCCTCTGCACCTGCAGTAGCAGTTGATGCTGCAACGGGCCAGGCTAAAAGTGAGGCTGCGACTGTCAGTGCCCAGGATGGAGCGGAGAGTGGAACCCTCACCGAAGAGGCGGTTGTTGCAGTAGATCATGCAGCTGTTCAACAGGCGGCTGCTGGAAAAGAGAGTGCCTTGCTGACAGAGCTTCAGGAGAACAATGAAATTCTGAAGCAGAAGCTTGAGCAGAGCGAAAAGAGAGTCGAACTGCTGAGCCAGAGTGTGGATGAGGGGGTTGCTGCAGCATCCAATGCCAAGGTTGCAAGGTTGGAGCTTCTGGTAGCCCGCATGCAGAAAGATCTGGAGAGTGCGAGAGCACAGGCAGCGCCTTCACAGGCAGGTGCTATGGACTGGATCGTCTGGGTTCTGGTCGGGCTGGTCATTATTCTGTTAATCGTTGTTGTGCTATTGATGCGCAGGGAACCTGCCCATCCGGCTGAATCACAGGTTGCCCCGGGTGTCGCGGAAAATCCTGCTGCACTGGCGCAGGAAGCGGCGCCAGTCATGGATGTAGCTATGCAGGAGAGCGGTGAGGGAAAAACCGATGAGGCTGTTGAAACTTTCAACCTCTCTGAGGGTCTTTCCGATACAGATACTGCGGAGATGGTGCCTTTTGACTCATCTGCAATGGAGAGTGAATCGAATATTGACTACCTCTCCGAGGTTGATGTTTACATCCGTTATGGCATGGAAGAAGAGGCTATGCAGCAGCTGGAGATGGCATTGGCTGCCCATCCGGACAATGTAGAAGCCCATATTCGTAAGGCTAAGCTGCTGCATGGTAAGGGCGATAGCGCAGGCTTTGATATGGCGAATTCTGCTGCTCTGGCTCTGCTCAGCGGTGCTGCGCTAGAGAAGTTCAATGCTGCAGTGAGTGAATGTTCTGAAACAGGTAAGAGTGCTGCTGTTGATGAAGTGGCTGAAGTTGATCTGGAAGAGAATAATGATGTGGCGCCTTCTGCAGCAGCAGAAGAAGCAGAAGAAGAAGAAGGGCCCATGCTGGATTATGATCTTTCAGGGATAGATGAATTGGAAGAAGAGCTCTCTGAGACAGATGACGCTGTTACAGAAGAGAACCTGCATGCCTCCAGTATGGATGACCTCTCCGAAGTGGACTGGTTGCGCGGCGCCTCGTTTGAGGATGAGATTGTAGCTGCTGATGAGGATGAAGCTGTCATACTGAACGTGGACGATGAGGAAGCAGCTACAATCGAATCAATTCTGGATGAATTTGAAGACGAAGGCTCAAATGAGATCTCTCTGGAGGGGGAATCGATTGATACAGAGCATACCGCCGAGCAGTTGCCGGAATCTGATGGCACGATAGATCTTGCAGAGGTCGGTGGGACGCAGGAGCTGGACAACCTCTTCAATGCTTTCAGCGAGGAGACTGAGGCAGCACCGGAAGAGCTTCTCGTGGAAGAACCTGTGGCCCCTTCAGATCAAGATGCGCTGGATTTGGAAACGGAACTTACTGCAACTCAGCATCTTGATAACCTCCTTGGTGAATTCGATGATGAAGATGATTTTCTGTTCGAGGTTGAAAAAGAAGCTGTATCCTCGTTTGAAGGAGACAGTGACCTTGACTCACCGGGGCAAGTACCTACGGATGAAGATATATTCGGGTCCACGCAGCATCTTGGCTCTCTGATGAGTGAATTTGCCGGAAACGAAGAGAATGGCGATCTGCTGGAGTTCGATGATGAGAGCGTGTTCGCGGATGCCTCTCTTTCAGAAGGGTCGACAGTAGAGGAAGTCGCCGGAGGTCATGATGCCACTCAGGAGTTTGATGAACTGCTTGGTAAATTGTCCGCCGAAAGTGGCTTGGAAGAGGGCAACGGAGAGGCAGAGGTGAGTCGTGAGGATGAAAATAGTCTTAGTGCGACTCAGGAACTGGATGATCTGCTGATCGACTTTGCTGATGACGATGATGAGGAGAAGGATAAGAACGCCTGA